One part of the Esox lucius isolate fEsoLuc1 chromosome 10, fEsoLuc1.pri, whole genome shotgun sequence genome encodes these proteins:
- the LOC105012593 gene encoding uncharacterized protein LOC105012593 isoform X1, producing MLSCKVMRKSKASLSSLTMKTSKASSQASTQEECGVWLDTADLKGKAKQKRPIPISKLLNPLARSRSYSLAVALNFTQTKIQMPVTKQSSISSFFTLQPKVTAKMPASPEPSRNAANITPSTSNVCTSTSPKRANIGCGIKRKRVMEWTGKQGKGPPPTTIQTSPGGKENPTGIPSEWDNQTFRERVYWERAFMPRLNMDHLSEEEMEEPEKKRNLSGRFPSPVKTGAHGKDCNQKEPLSAYSIPQCNPGLTESWGFPAQDSKAQCVLTHKNPPVNMSKFSGSETAFPDSTQSPGGFRALLDLQGHTSTQRGPVQFPLMSQDVQGKENDYTVSIGLPSSNKAPLSPVTTHRQMKPPTPSPWKHVLEQPLKHVLEQPLKHVLEQPMKHVLEQPMKHVLEHPLREAEGDTLAMLFTQDSEGFQVIAHRDVFPRSPLKDRTNVFAGGKECISAADQTLQVTEEEEEEMLFTQDSQGNMVIKHYV from the exons GCAAGCCTGTCCTCCCTTACCATGAAGACATCCAAAGCATCATCTCAGGCTTCAACACAAGAGGAATGTGGTGTTTGGCTAGACACCGCTGACCTCAAAGGAAAAGCAAAACAG AAAAGACCTATACCGATATCGAAACTACTGAATCCTTTGGCTCGGTCTCGAAGTTACAGCTTAGCAGTGGCGCTGAATTTCACACAGACTAAAATCCAGATGCCTGTCACCAAACAGAGCTCCATATCCTCATTCTTTACCCTACAGCCCAAAG TGACCGCAAAGATGCCTGCCTCTCCAGAACCAAGTAGAAATGCAGCAAACATTACACCGTCCACATCTAACGTGTGCACCTCAACTTCACCTAAGCGTGCTAACATTGGGTGCGGGATCAAACGGAAACGTGTGATGGAGTGGACCGGGAAACAGGGCAAAggccctccacccaccaccatACAGACTAGTCCTGGGGGGAAAGAGAATCCAACAGGCATCCCGAGTGAGTGGGACAACCAGACCTTCAGGGAAAGAGTATATTGGGAAAGAGCATTTATGCCCCGACTGAACATGGACCATTTATCTGAGGAGGAAATGGAAGAaccagaaaaaaagagaaatctcTCTGGGAGGTTCCCTTCTCCAGTGAAGACTGGTGCTCATGGGAAAGATTGCAATCAGAAGGAGCCATTGAGTGCATATAGCATTCCCCAGTGTAATCCAGGCCTGACTGAGTCCTGGGGCTTCCCTGCCCAAGATTCCAAGGCGCAATGTGTTCTGACACACAAGAACCCCCCAGTTAATATGTCAAAGTTCAGTGGCTCAGAAACGGCCTTCCCAGACAGCACGCAGAGTCCAGGGGGATTTAGGGCTCTGCTGGATTTACAAGGGCACACCTCCACCCAGAGAGGGCCTGTGCAGTTTCCTTTGATGTCACAGGATGTCCAAGGGAAAGAAAACGATTATACTGTATCAATCGGTTTGCCGTCCTCAAACAAGGCGCCTCTCAGCCCTGttaccacacacagacagatgaaacCTCCCACTCCATCGCCATGGAAACATGTTTTAGAACAGCCCttgaaacatgttttagaaCAGCCCttgaaacatgttttagaaCAGCCCATGAAACATGTTTTAGAACAGCCCATGAAACATGTTTTAGAACACCCTTTGAGAGAGGCTGAGGGAGATACTCTTGCAATGCTGTTCACTCAGGACTCTGAGGGCTTCCAGGTGATAGCCCACCGTGATGTGTTTCCAAGGAGCCCTTTAAAGGACAGGACTAACGTATTTGCTGGTGGTAAAGAATGTATATCTGCTGCTGATCAAACACTGCAGGTgacagaggaagaagaggaggagatgcTCTTCACCCAAGACTCTCAGGGTAATATGGTCATCAAACACTATGTATGA
- the LOC105012593 gene encoding uncharacterized protein LOC105012593 isoform X2: protein MLSCKASLSSLTMKTSKASSQASTQEECGVWLDTADLKGKAKQKRPIPISKLLNPLARSRSYSLAVALNFTQTKIQMPVTKQSSISSFFTLQPKVTAKMPASPEPSRNAANITPSTSNVCTSTSPKRANIGCGIKRKRVMEWTGKQGKGPPPTTIQTSPGGKENPTGIPSEWDNQTFRERVYWERAFMPRLNMDHLSEEEMEEPEKKRNLSGRFPSPVKTGAHGKDCNQKEPLSAYSIPQCNPGLTESWGFPAQDSKAQCVLTHKNPPVNMSKFSGSETAFPDSTQSPGGFRALLDLQGHTSTQRGPVQFPLMSQDVQGKENDYTVSIGLPSSNKAPLSPVTTHRQMKPPTPSPWKHVLEQPLKHVLEQPLKHVLEQPMKHVLEQPMKHVLEHPLREAEGDTLAMLFTQDSEGFQVIAHRDVFPRSPLKDRTNVFAGGKECISAADQTLQVTEEEEEEMLFTQDSQGNMVIKHYV, encoded by the exons GCAAGCCTGTCCTCCCTTACCATGAAGACATCCAAAGCATCATCTCAGGCTTCAACACAAGAGGAATGTGGTGTTTGGCTAGACACCGCTGACCTCAAAGGAAAAGCAAAACAG AAAAGACCTATACCGATATCGAAACTACTGAATCCTTTGGCTCGGTCTCGAAGTTACAGCTTAGCAGTGGCGCTGAATTTCACACAGACTAAAATCCAGATGCCTGTCACCAAACAGAGCTCCATATCCTCATTCTTTACCCTACAGCCCAAAG TGACCGCAAAGATGCCTGCCTCTCCAGAACCAAGTAGAAATGCAGCAAACATTACACCGTCCACATCTAACGTGTGCACCTCAACTTCACCTAAGCGTGCTAACATTGGGTGCGGGATCAAACGGAAACGTGTGATGGAGTGGACCGGGAAACAGGGCAAAggccctccacccaccaccatACAGACTAGTCCTGGGGGGAAAGAGAATCCAACAGGCATCCCGAGTGAGTGGGACAACCAGACCTTCAGGGAAAGAGTATATTGGGAAAGAGCATTTATGCCCCGACTGAACATGGACCATTTATCTGAGGAGGAAATGGAAGAaccagaaaaaaagagaaatctcTCTGGGAGGTTCCCTTCTCCAGTGAAGACTGGTGCTCATGGGAAAGATTGCAATCAGAAGGAGCCATTGAGTGCATATAGCATTCCCCAGTGTAATCCAGGCCTGACTGAGTCCTGGGGCTTCCCTGCCCAAGATTCCAAGGCGCAATGTGTTCTGACACACAAGAACCCCCCAGTTAATATGTCAAAGTTCAGTGGCTCAGAAACGGCCTTCCCAGACAGCACGCAGAGTCCAGGGGGATTTAGGGCTCTGCTGGATTTACAAGGGCACACCTCCACCCAGAGAGGGCCTGTGCAGTTTCCTTTGATGTCACAGGATGTCCAAGGGAAAGAAAACGATTATACTGTATCAATCGGTTTGCCGTCCTCAAACAAGGCGCCTCTCAGCCCTGttaccacacacagacagatgaaacCTCCCACTCCATCGCCATGGAAACATGTTTTAGAACAGCCCttgaaacatgttttagaaCAGCCCttgaaacatgttttagaaCAGCCCATGAAACATGTTTTAGAACAGCCCATGAAACATGTTTTAGAACACCCTTTGAGAGAGGCTGAGGGAGATACTCTTGCAATGCTGTTCACTCAGGACTCTGAGGGCTTCCAGGTGATAGCCCACCGTGATGTGTTTCCAAGGAGCCCTTTAAAGGACAGGACTAACGTATTTGCTGGTGGTAAAGAATGTATATCTGCTGCTGATCAAACACTGCAGGTgacagaggaagaagaggaggagatgcTCTTCACCCAAGACTCTCAGGGTAATATGGTCATCAAACACTATGTATGA